From the Papaver somniferum cultivar HN1 chromosome 2, ASM357369v1, whole genome shotgun sequence genome, the window AGACTTGCATGCATGGCAAACCTTGTATCACTAGTTCTTGTTCTGGATATGCTCCTTACGTACGAACAATCACTCACTATCTCCTCTCCTTATATATGTAAGCTTAGTATCATGAACTTACTTATTCTCTCTTCACAGCAACAAAGCACTAGAATTAAAACTCATTAGACTCATCAAAATTCAAGAGTTAACAGCTACATACATATAGCTAGCTACCATGGATATCTGGTCATGGATGTCCGAGCTTCCTAGCTCAGGAGAGGATTGGCATGAATCTTCATTGATCTTCGAACTCGCTAATGATGGAAAACAGCTAAATTCCACGACCGACAAATCAATTCTACTCAAAGCTGAAAAAACTTCATCAGGATCGAACTCCCTGCAGGTTACTTTCTCTGTTTGCATACAAGGTTTTGAACCATATGTTACTGAAAAAACACTATGGGTTTCAAACCCATGTTCACTCTCATCCGAACAACCTTACCTTCCTCTCCTCCTTCAACTCATCCAGGAAATCATAATTCATGCACCAAATTCTCACGAGAGTACATGTCCACGTTCTCAACATCAAAAGCTCAAACCAGAACCAGTTTCATGGATCGTCGATTCTCACTCACCTGAATCACTCTCTCATTTCTTCAACTTCATTTTCCTTTGTCGCATCTTTTGGATTTGTGTTTGTGACGCACCTTCTGAAGTCGGATCTGTTTACTTTCATAAACTACTGTCTCCAAATCTAAATCTTCTATCCTGTAAACATGTTATTCGTAATTTCTTCATTTCAATAGGAATTGATGGTGAATTATGCATCATGCGCACCTTGGGCTACATGTTAGCCAACTGGTATATCTTAAGAGACCTCCGTGTAGGTTTACAGTTGCTAACCCCTCTTCCATCTAATGGGTTCTCTTATGCAACTGAAACTCATGGTTTCTGGGTCTTAAAAGGCTACGCTCCAGTTCTATCAATGCAACCTAGCCATCGACAGAATTCGACTCCATTACGGTTAAATCAGTTTGATACGAAGGAAACAGTACTGAAATACGTATTGGCGCATCAACAACTCGAGGCTACGATTCAGCTTCAATATTCGGTTTATTTTACCGACGGTTTTATCCAAGTAAATGCACGTATTGATAACTTGCGTTTCCACATGGTGAAACTAGGTTTTAACAAGAATGAGGAGGCAAATACTGTGTGTTCAGATGAACGGCACTTCCCGTCGAGAATTCGGATTTGGGCAGGACCAGAAATTGGAGCCAACTACGTCTCCAGTTTAAGCTTAGGTCGTTCTACTGAGAACCAAGAGAGGGAAGTTGAAACGAAAAAGGCTGTCAAAGGTAGTTCAGGAAAACTAAGAGGAATGGCAAAGACAACAgcgagaagaaaaacaaagagttGGAGATTTGATCAAGATGCCGAAGGACACGCGGCCATTTTCGAAGCGGTTTTATGTGATAGTGCGACCGGTATAGAGGTCTCCACATGGAAGGCTAATAAGAGCGGCGATGAAGTGGGAGACGTGGGAAATCCGATGACCGGCTTGAAAAATCGGTACAACGGTGCGAGCAGATTGTTTAATAAAGCTGGAGGGTTGGTATTTAATGGCGATGAGTATGGTGAAGGAGTTGGATGGAGATTGAGTAGAGATATGGAAGGAAGTGTTTTGAAGTGGAGATTAGGAGGGAAGATTTGGGTTAGTTATTTCCCAAACAGTAATGACTTGAAGAATGACAACACTACTTCTACTTTTGAAACTAGATGTGTAAACTGGTGCGAGGAAGTTGATTTGCCTTTGATCCGTGGGAAACTTTTACTATAAACAGCATAATTGTATGCTTTCTATGAAGTAGTGATGCATGCCTAGTGCCTATGATAGAAAATGAGAGATTGTACATATGTATTATATAATCTTAATGCAGTAGCATTGTTGGTAAGCaataaaaagagagaagaaaaatattatatgaaaTAGATTTATAAAACTCATTGGAAAATGCATCATTCCTCAAGTCGCAAActtaagaacgatttttttgggcaCCAACCCATTTTGGTGGGGGACTTCTATGTGATTCAATTGTCCACCCTACATTTTAAGGGCTGTCCTAAATAATTAGTGAAGATTAATCTGTTCTTATCCTAATTAAGGTTATAactaatcctaataacccactaaTCTAATCCAttaaattaaaatctaaaaacaaaactgatttTAATCAATTTCAAAACtcctctcccttttcttcttcatcttcatcttcttcttcg encodes:
- the LOC113350610 gene encoding uncharacterized protein LOC113350610; this encodes MDIWSWMSELPSSGEDWHESSLIFELANDGKQLNSTTDKSILLKAEKTSSGSNSLQVTFSVCIQGFEPYVTEKTLWVSNPCSLSSEQPYLPLLLQLIQEIIIHAPNSHESTCPRSQHQKLKPEPVSWIVDSHSPESLSHFFNFIFLCRIFWICVCDAPSEVGSVYFHKLLSPNLNLLSCKHVIRNFFISIGIDGELCIMRTLGYMLANWYILRDLRVGLQLLTPLPSNGFSYATETHGFWVLKGYAPVLSMQPSHRQNSTPLRLNQFDTKETVLKYVLAHQQLEATIQLQYSVYFTDGFIQVNARIDNLRFHMVKLGFNKNEEANTVCSDERHFPSRIRIWAGPEIGANYVSSLSLGRSTENQEREVETKKAVKGSSGKLRGMAKTTARRKTKSWRFDQDAEGHAAIFEAVLCDSATGIEVSTWKANKSGDEVGDVGNPMTGLKNRYNGASRLFNKAGGLVFNGDEYGEGVGWRLSRDMEGSVLKWRLGGKIWVSYFPNSNDLKNDNTTSTFETRCVNWKKGKRSILHLGEDLRTPTPRGAKHLDFRNRGTKNAKHGGGSLQEVNQENVRNVIQDVNQEVMEENITDNVIEEENDDEEEQGNEEF